In a single window of the Bacteroidales bacterium genome:
- a CDS encoding TonB-dependent receptor, whose protein sequence is MRFFVFLFIFQLAVVVNAQKYTVSGYVKDASSGESLIGANVYLKELMKGGTTNTYGYYSITVEAGSYTLMGSFIGYEDYNYTINLNKNIILNIEMNPKVITTKEVVIRGEKADENLENTDMGKVQMSVEKIKAIPVIFGEVDVLKTITLTPGVQSSGEGNSAFYVRGGGPDQNLVLLDEAVVYNASHLFGFFSVFNADAIQNIEMTKSGMAANYGGRLASVLDINMKDGNKKKYQVEGGLGLIASRLTVQGPIKKDDASFIVSARRTYADLVMKPFIRKTSPFKGKGSGYYFFDINAKVNYRLSDKDRIFASAYFGRDLFSMDDKKQDFNMDMFWGNATVTARWNHLFSQKLFSNVSFIFSDYRFEFGSKMNMYDMKLYSGINDYNAKIDFTYIPASSHLLKFGTNYNFHVFMPNNATAKTEVIDLNLGSEVKLYSHEVAAYVNDEFSVGNRLKFNLGLRGSFFAHVGPFDRYIKDPRTKLTIDTIHYNRNEMVKPYWGVEPRASARFKINEKSSLKASFTQNYQYVHLASPTMISLPTDVWIPSTDLVKPQFGTQYSLGYYRNFMDNIIETSVEVYYKTLRNQIEYSGGALIEDNLNNNVDNNFVFGSGYSYGIEFFINKKMGSTTGWFGYTWAKTNRLFGDLNDGKEFPAKYDRRHDISFVLTHYLNEKLTISGVFVYSTGNCSTMPIGIYFIDGSIVYEYGSRNGFRMPAYHRADVSLTWYPKSKKKTRKIDESWNFSIYNVYGRRNPFFIYYDIQGDIMKGDIKMTPRQASLFSILPSITWNFKF, encoded by the coding sequence ATGAGATTTTTTGTTTTCTTGTTCATATTTCAATTAGCGGTAGTTGTAAACGCTCAGAAATATACTGTTAGTGGTTATGTTAAAGATGCTTCAAGTGGTGAATCGCTTATTGGAGCCAATGTGTATTTGAAGGAATTAATGAAAGGTGGTACCACAAATACTTACGGATATTATTCAATTACTGTAGAAGCCGGTTCTTATACTTTGATGGGTTCATTTATTGGATATGAGGATTATAATTATACAATCAATTTGAATAAAAATATAATTTTAAATATTGAAATGAATCCAAAAGTAATTACAACTAAAGAGGTTGTAATTAGAGGAGAAAAAGCTGATGAGAATTTGGAAAATACCGATATGGGAAAAGTGCAAATGTCAGTTGAAAAAATAAAAGCAATTCCTGTTATCTTTGGTGAAGTTGATGTTTTGAAAACAATTACTCTAACGCCAGGCGTGCAGTCGAGTGGAGAAGGGAATAGTGCTTTCTATGTGCGTGGCGGCGGTCCTGACCAAAACTTAGTATTGCTTGATGAAGCTGTTGTTTATAATGCTAGCCATCTTTTTGGCTTTTTCAGCGTGTTTAATGCTGATGCAATACAAAATATAGAAATGACAAAGTCTGGAATGGCTGCAAACTATGGTGGACGCTTGGCTTCGGTGTTGGATATAAACATGAAAGATGGAAATAAAAAGAAATATCAAGTTGAAGGTGGACTAGGTTTGATAGCATCTAGACTTACTGTGCAAGGTCCTATTAAAAAAGATGATGCTTCTTTTATTGTTAGTGCAAGAAGAACCTATGCAGATCTTGTAATGAAACCATTTATAAGAAAAACTAGCCCGTTTAAAGGCAAAGGTTCTGGCTACTATTTCTTTGATATAAATGCTAAGGTAAATTACAGATTAAGCGATAAAGATAGAATTTTTGCTAGTGCATATTTTGGTAGAGATTTATTCTCTATGGATGATAAAAAGCAAGATTTTAATATGGATATGTTTTGGGGTAATGCCACTGTTACTGCAAGATGGAACCATTTGTTTAGCCAAAAACTTTTTTCAAATGTATCTTTTATTTTTAGTGATTATCGCTTTGAATTTGGCTCTAAAATGAATATGTATGATATGAAACTTTATTCTGGCATAAACGATTATAATGCAAAAATAGACTTTACCTATATTCCAGCTTCAAGTCATTTGTTAAAATTTGGCACAAACTATAATTTTCATGTTTTTATGCCAAACAATGCTACTGCAAAAACTGAAGTTATTGATTTAAACCTTGGAAGTGAGGTAAAACTTTATTCGCATGAGGTTGCTGCGTATGTAAATGATGAATTTAGCGTTGGAAATAGACTAAAGTTTAATCTAGGTTTGCGTGGAAGTTTTTTTGCGCATGTAGGTCCATTTGATAGATATATAAAAGATCCTAGAACTAAATTAACTATTGATACAATACATTATAATAGAAATGAAATGGTAAAGCCTTACTGGGGAGTAGAGCCAAGAGCTAGTGCTAGATTTAAAATTAATGAAAAAAGCTCTCTCAAAGCATCTTTTACGCAAAATTATCAATATGTTCATTTAGCTTCTCCAACTATGATTAGCTTGCCTACAGATGTTTGGATACCAAGTACTGACCTTGTAAAGCCACAGTTTGGAACCCAATATTCTTTGGGATATTATAGGAATTTTATGGATAATATTATAGAAACAAGTGTAGAAGTATATTATAAAACTCTAAGAAATCAAATAGAATATTCAGGTGGAGCTCTGATTGAAGATAATTTGAATAATAATGTTGATAATAACTTTGTTTTTGGAAGCGGCTATTCTTATGGAATTGAATTTTTTATAAACAAAAAAATGGGTAGCACCACTGGTTGGTTTGGATATACTTGGGCAAAAACAAATAGATTGTTTGGCGATTTGAATGATGGAAAGGAATTTCCTGCTAAATATGATAGAAGACATGATATTTCTTTTGTATTAACGCATTATTTGAATGAAAAACTAACAATTTCAGGCGTATTTGTTTATTCTACTGGAAATTGCTCTACAATGCCGATAGGAATATATTTTATTGATGGAAGTATTGTGTATGAATATGGCTCTAGAAATGGCTTTAGAATGCCTGCTTATCATCGTGCTGATGTGAGTTTGACATGGTATCCGAAAAGCAAGAAGAAAACTAGAAAAATTGATGAAAGTTGGAACTTTTCTATTTATAATGTGTATGGAAGACGCAATCCGTTTTTTATATATTATGATATTCAAGGAGATATAATGAAGGGAGATATTAAAATGACACCTAGACAAGCGTCGTTGTTTTCTATTTTACCGTCTATAACATGGAATTTTAAATTTTAA
- the yajC gene encoding preprotein translocase subunit YajC, translated as MIMLLLLVVVFWLFFIRPQSKKNREIQRFRQGLKKGDRIITIGGIHGKIIEISDTTAIIEVEGQGKLKIEKNAIAQEFRSEEVAQK; from the coding sequence ATGATAATGTTATTATTATTAGTTGTTGTTTTTTGGTTATTTTTCATCCGTCCTCAATCAAAAAAGAATAGGGAAATACAAAGATTCCGTCAAGGCTTAAAAAAAGGTGATAGAATTATTACAATTGGCGGCATACACGGAAAAATAATTGAAATAAGTGATACTACTGCTATTATTGAAGTTGAAGGTCAAGGCAAATTGAAAATTGAAAAAAATGCTATTGCCCAAGAGTTCAGATCAGAAGAAGTTGCTCAGAAATAA
- the rplU gene encoding 50S ribosomal protein L21 has translation MYAIVDIAGQQFKVNKAGKVYVHRLQAEEGSQIELKNVLLIDNDKNVEVGKPTIAGAHVLAEVVEHLKGDKVLVFHKKRRKGYQKMNGHRQYLTRLNILSIVKDGVSLTGDNAPSVKKQVKEAALAKTKKEKIVANKEVEKEVTAEKKAAPKKTTTTKTAEKKADTTTKKATTTTAKKTTSTTKKATTTTKKATTTTKKDATTTTKKTTATAKKEDGDKKSTSKE, from the coding sequence ATGTACGCAATTGTAGATATAGCTGGACAACAATTTAAAGTTAACAAAGCTGGAAAAGTTTATGTTCATCGTTTGCAAGCCGAAGAAGGCAGCCAAATAGAACTAAAAAACGTTTTATTAATAGATAATGACAAAAATGTTGAAGTTGGGAAACCAACAATAGCTGGTGCACATGTATTGGCTGAAGTTGTAGAACATTTAAAAGGCGACAAAGTATTAGTTTTCCACAAAAAACGTCGTAAAGGTTATCAAAAGATGAACGGACATCGTCAATATCTTACACGATTGAATATTTTATCAATTGTTAAAGACGGTGTAAGCCTTACTGGAGACAATGCTCCTTCTGTAAAAAAACAAGTAAAAGAAGCAGCTCTAGCAAAAACAAAGAAAGAAAAAATTGTTGCTAATAAAGAAGTTGAAAAAGAAGTTACTGCTGAAAAGAAAGCTGCTCCTAAAAAAACTACTACAACAAAAACAGCAGAAAAAAAAGCTGATACCACTACAAAAAAAGCAACTACTACTACAGCTAAAAAAACAACCTCTACAACTAAAAAAGCAACCACTACAACTAAAAAAGCAACTACTACTACAAAGAAAGATGCTACTACAACAACTAAGAAAACAACAGCTACAGCAAAAAAAGAAGATGGAGATAAAAAATCAACATCAAAGGAATAA
- the trxB gene encoding thioredoxin-disulfide reductase, with product MEIEKRKCVIIGSGPAGYTAAIYSSRAELKPVLYEGLQPGGQLTITTDVENFPGYPDGVTGVEMMEDLKKQALRFGTEIRSGLIEKVDFSKYPFSLTDDRGQNILAETVIIATGASARWLGLPSEKEYNGFGVSACATCDGFFYKGKVVCVIGGGDTAAEEAVYLSNLAKKVYLIHRRDELRASKAMQQKVFNTPNIEPVWNSIPVEILGEKKGFAKNVTAIVVKNVKTNEELKIELDGVFVAIGHTPNTEIFKGQLEMFENGYIKTLPDSTCTSVKGVFAAGDVRDINYKQAITAAGSGCMAAIDAERFIATRDI from the coding sequence ATGGAAATTGAAAAAAGAAAATGTGTGATTATTGGCTCTGGACCCGCAGGATACACAGCAGCAATTTATTCTTCAAGAGCTGAATTAAAACCTGTTTTATACGAAGGCTTGCAGCCTGGAGGGCAATTGACTATTACTACTGATGTTGAAAATTTTCCGGGATATCCAGATGGCGTTACAGGCGTAGAAATGATGGAAGATTTAAAAAAACAAGCACTGAGGTTTGGGACAGAAATAAGATCAGGACTTATAGAAAAAGTTGATTTTTCAAAATACCCTTTTAGCCTTACTGACGATAGAGGTCAAAATATATTGGCTGAAACTGTAATTATTGCTACTGGCGCTTCAGCTAGATGGTTGGGCTTGCCTAGCGAAAAAGAATACAACGGATTTGGTGTTTCGGCTTGTGCTACTTGTGATGGATTTTTCTATAAAGGAAAAGTTGTTTGTGTAATTGGTGGTGGCGATACCGCTGCTGAAGAAGCTGTGTATTTATCAAATTTAGCAAAAAAAGTTTATCTAATTCATAGACGCGATGAGCTTAGAGCTTCAAAAGCGATGCAGCAAAAAGTTTTTAATACTCCTAATATTGAGCCTGTTTGGAACTCAATTCCTGTTGAAATTCTAGGCGAAAAAAAAGGTTTTGCTAAAAATGTTACAGCTATTGTTGTGAAAAACGTAAAAACTAACGAAGAACTTAAAATTGAGCTTGATGGCGTTTTTGTAGCTATTGGTCATACTCCTAATACTGAAATTTTTAAAGGACAATTAGAAATGTTCGAAAATGGCTATATAAAAACTTTGCCAGACTCCACATGCACTAGCGTTAAAGGCGTTTTTGCTGCTGGCGATGTTAGAGATATTAATTACAAACAAGCTATTACTGCTGCTGGCTCAGGTTGCATGGCTGCTATTGATGCAGAGCGTTTTATCGCAACAAGAGATATTTAA
- a CDS encoding DUF1573 domain-containing protein, whose translation MISNKLILKVLLVLTIVVFSCSGNSSNKKLSTDVVNNPSSADNINSDSGPVITFEKTEHDFGDIMQGEKVEFAFKFTNTGNKDLVITSHSSSCGCTVPEYPKGVISPNKSDLIRVAFDSKGREGRINKSVTISTNASQRSTVLTIKANIIKP comes from the coding sequence ATGATTTCGAATAAACTAATTTTAAAAGTGTTATTGGTATTAACAATAGTTGTTTTTTCTTGTTCAGGCAATTCTAGCAACAAAAAATTAAGCACTGATGTTGTTAACAATCCTTCATCGGCAGATAACATAAACAGCGATAGTGGTCCTGTAATTACTTTTGAAAAGACAGAACACGACTTTGGAGATATTATGCAAGGAGAAAAAGTGGAGTTTGCGTTTAAATTTACAAATACGGGCAATAAAGACTTAGTGATTACATCGCATTCTAGCTCTTGTGGTTGTACTGTGCCTGAATATCCTAAAGGAGTTATTTCTCCAAACAAAAGCGACTTAATAAGAGTTGCATTTGACAGTAAAGGACGTGAAGGTCGTATAAACAAATCTGTTACAATTAGCACAAATGCTTCACAACGGTCAACAGTTCTTACAATCAAAGCAAATATTATTAAACCTTAA
- a CDS encoding NTP transferase domain-containing protein yields the protein MKAIVFAAGLGTRLGHLTHNKPKALVSVAGKPLLGWLLIKLKYYSICDIVINVHHHAEQIVDFINNLKIEGLNIKISDETDFLLDTGGGLKKAAKLLDGNEPILVHNVDILSNLDFFDLKSEFLRTNPDALLVVKDRKSSRKLFFDNSGLLSGWINETSGEFISVEGKSDYKEKLGYCGICVVNPKLPCDIDRNGAFGLIPAFLDLAAKKTIKSYKVFCNYIDVGKPETLKLADDFVNKYYKEFCL from the coding sequence ATGAAAGCTATTGTTTTTGCTGCTGGTTTAGGAACAAGGTTGGGTCATCTTACTCACAATAAGCCAAAAGCATTGGTTTCAGTTGCAGGAAAACCTTTATTGGGATGGCTTTTAATTAAATTAAAATATTATTCTATTTGCGATATAGTTATAAATGTGCATCATCATGCTGAGCAAATCGTAGATTTTATCAATAATTTAAAAATAGAAGGCTTAAATATTAAAATTTCAGATGAAACGGATTTTTTGCTCGATACCGGCGGGGGATTGAAAAAAGCTGCAAAATTGCTAGATGGAAATGAACCTATTTTAGTGCATAATGTAGATATATTGAGCAATTTGGACTTCTTTGACTTGAAATCTGAGTTTTTGCGAACAAATCCCGATGCATTATTAGTTGTAAAAGACCGCAAATCATCTCGGAAATTGTTTTTTGACAATTCAGGCTTATTGTCGGGCTGGATTAATGAGACTTCTGGCGAATTTATTTCTGTGGAAGGTAAATCTGATTACAAAGAAAAATTAGGATATTGCGGCATTTGTGTAGTAAACCCCAAATTGCCATGCGATATAGATAGAAATGGCGCGTTTGGCTTAATTCCTGCATTTCTTGACTTAGCTGCAAAAAAAACAATAAAATCATATAAGGTTTTTTGTAACTACATTGATGTTGGGAAGCCAGAAACATTGAAATTAGCAGATGATTTTGTAAATAAATATTATAAGGAATTTTGCTTATGA
- the rpmA gene encoding 50S ribosomal protein L27 has product MAHKKGVGSSDNGRESQSKRLGVKIYGGQVAKAGNIIVRQRGTKHHPGENIGMGKDHTLFALVDGIVEFNKTRNNKSVVNIKQI; this is encoded by the coding sequence ATGGCTCATAAAAAAGGTGTCGGAAGTTCAGATAACGGTCGTGAATCCCAAAGTAAACGCCTTGGCGTAAAAATTTATGGTGGTCAAGTTGCAAAAGCAGGCAACATAATCGTAAGGCAACGAGGAACCAAACATCATCCAGGTGAAAATATAGGAATGGGCAAAGACCATACTTTATTTGCACTCGTTGATGGAATTGTTGAATTTAATAAAACAAGAAACAATAAATCAGTAGTAAATATTAAGCAAATTTAA
- a CDS encoding YbbR-like domain-containing protein encodes MNSKLRIFIICIGVAALLWFFNHMNRNYTVRVYFNINYQGLNFKLDDNVMSEVEADISGTGFSLLRYKRKSPQTIILQSKDFSYTKHRDSIYIKIIPEKIRNKIIEILPSSVHLESVQHDMFVLSYAEIISKDVPVFARFTLSNTEKCTQCESYKIRPEKINITGPPSILNKIDSAYTYPIKITNCDTFRQNVKLQIPKQIKSSTNFVNVFAVFCKENRVEKLLPYSIEHHGKNYSGNVKVVLLAPENDPDKKINIGLKSEILDNQIVFNIINQEGWKILKFSPKSIPIEI; translated from the coding sequence ATGAACAGCAAGCTCAGGATTTTTATTATTTGTATAGGAGTAGCAGCTCTATTATGGTTCTTTAATCACATGAACCGTAATTATACTGTACGCGTATATTTCAACATTAATTATCAAGGATTAAATTTTAAACTGGACGATAATGTTATGTCTGAAGTAGAAGCTGATATTTCCGGCACTGGATTTTCATTACTACGCTATAAACGCAAATCTCCGCAAACAATTATTCTTCAATCAAAAGATTTCAGCTACACAAAGCATAGAGACTCTATATACATAAAAATTATTCCTGAAAAAATACGTAATAAAATTATTGAAATACTACCTTCAAGCGTACACTTAGAATCAGTTCAGCACGATATGTTTGTATTATCTTATGCTGAGATAATTTCTAAAGATGTGCCTGTGTTTGCAAGATTTACATTATCAAATACAGAGAAATGCACTCAATGTGAATCTTATAAAATTCGACCTGAAAAAATAAATATTACTGGTCCACCAAGCATATTGAACAAAATAGATTCTGCTTACACATATCCAATAAAAATAACAAATTGCGATACTTTTAGGCAAAATGTAAAATTGCAAATTCCAAAGCAAATAAAAAGTAGCACTAATTTTGTAAATGTTTTTGCCGTTTTTTGCAAAGAAAATCGTGTTGAAAAATTATTGCCCTACAGCATTGAACATCATGGGAAAAATTATAGCGGTAATGTAAAGGTCGTTTTATTAGCACCAGAAAATGATCCAGATAAAAAAATTAATATTGGATTAAAATCTGAAATACTTGACAATCAAATAGTTTTCAATATAATCAATCAAGAAGGTTGGAAAATATTAAAATTTAGTCCAAAGTCTATTCCTATAGAAATATGA
- a CDS encoding DUF4249 domain-containing protein encodes MMKKLLILIFALGFVFSSCQKEIELDIPEYTPKLVVEGWIENGQYPIVLLTRSSSFFSHLDSTYFIDSLFVKDALVVVSDGVVYDTLKFTLDFNAYLNNSWPMIYYKGSKILGAENGSYTLHIEADNKVINGNAFIPKKVGFDSLYWMPDPAVEGDTLGLIYAVLSDPPNEKNYYRIFAKRLGKDYNFISVTGSLIDDVYIDGKPSFTFNIIRGEMNYRDEELYEDPEVGYFKRGDTVVVKISSITMDHYLFWRTFEENSVGGGNPFTNPMPLKHNVSGAIGVFGGYGSQYDTVVIK; translated from the coding sequence ATGATGAAAAAGTTATTAATATTAATATTTGCTTTGGGATTTGTTTTTAGTTCTTGCCAAAAAGAAATAGAACTTGATATACCAGAATATACGCCCAAATTAGTTGTTGAAGGTTGGATAGAAAACGGACAATATCCTATTGTGCTTTTAACAAGAAGCAGTAGCTTTTTTTCTCATCTAGATTCAACCTACTTTATAGATTCTTTATTCGTGAAAGACGCTTTGGTTGTGGTGTCTGATGGAGTTGTTTATGACACTTTAAAATTTACTTTAGACTTTAATGCTTATTTGAATAATTCTTGGCCCATGATTTATTATAAAGGCTCTAAAATATTAGGAGCTGAAAATGGTTCATACACATTACATATTGAGGCTGACAACAAAGTTATTAATGGAAATGCTTTTATACCGAAAAAAGTTGGGTTTGATAGCTTATATTGGATGCCAGATCCAGCAGTGGAAGGCGATACTTTAGGACTTATTTATGCTGTATTATCGGATCCACCTAATGAGAAAAATTATTATCGTATTTTTGCAAAAAGATTGGGCAAAGATTATAACTTTATATCTGTTACGGGAAGCCTTATTGATGATGTGTATATAGACGGAAAACCATCATTTACTTTTAATATTATTAGGGGAGAAATGAATTATAGAGATGAAGAATTATACGAAGACCCAGAAGTAGGCTATTTTAAAAGAGGAGATACTGTTGTGGTAAAAATTTCATCAATAACAATGGATCATTACTTATTTTGGCGTACATTTGAAGAAAATTCTGTAGGAGGTGGAAATCCATTTACAAATCCTATGCCGTTAAAACATAATGTTAGTGGTGCTATTGGAGTTTTTGGCGGATATGGTAGCCAATATGATACTGTAGTAATTAAATAA
- a CDS encoding carboxypeptidase regulatory-like domain-containing protein gives MIIKLKDKNKAILYFLIAILVIPTTLFSQKQKRYIDYENYDYENYNVDVYKNYVLYNVSEIDTLTPILSEMLINHINVCNKRSLHMNSDMFISIEIHPNWAISSLSHESDFLESYIDSLYKDTIFSREQDFSLFYDVIIETLHKSKRSFFSDYKYYYNHNDIDVLISSKAPINFYLKKNLAKLKLGDMEKYNDTITSYFPNATYYQFNQDESYQALHFYNPADTSYCDNFYKTVEITKSTELDYYGYKVIEKEGSFFKVKYIDSDTSAIIGKLYDLETKEPVRFALVKVKKYSDRTLINHAMSNHDGEFSLELNPSVYNVTIKSIGYSAYTCQGIKVKKNTTAIIEVYLTEIEIIYPDTDYKIEGEGNRD, from the coding sequence ATGATTATAAAGTTAAAAGATAAAAATAAGGCAATATTATATTTTTTGATTGCTATACTTGTAATTCCAACTACACTATTTAGCCAAAAACAAAAGAGATACATTGATTATGAAAATTACGATTATGAAAATTACAATGTAGATGTATATAAAAATTACGTTTTATACAATGTTAGTGAAATTGATACTCTAACCCCTATTTTATCAGAAATGCTAATAAATCATATAAATGTATGCAATAAAAGAAGCTTGCATATGAATAGTGATATGTTTATTTCTATTGAAATACATCCTAATTGGGCTATAAGCTCATTAAGCCATGAGTCTGATTTCTTAGAATCTTATATAGATTCTTTATACAAGGATACAATTTTTTCAAGAGAACAAGATTTTTCTCTTTTTTATGATGTAATTATTGAAACACTTCACAAATCAAAGCGATCTTTTTTTTCAGATTATAAATATTATTATAATCATAATGATATTGACGTGTTAATTAGTTCTAAAGCACCAATTAATTTTTATTTAAAAAAAAACTTGGCTAAGTTGAAACTAGGGGATATGGAAAAATACAATGATACTATTACATCTTATTTTCCTAATGCTACATATTACCAGTTTAATCAAGATGAATCTTATCAAGCTTTGCATTTTTACAATCCTGCAGATACATCTTATTGTGATAATTTTTATAAGACTGTTGAAATTACGAAATCAACAGAATTAGATTATTATGGATATAAGGTTATTGAAAAAGAAGGAAGTTTCTTTAAAGTTAAATATATTGATTCAGACACTTCTGCTATAATTGGTAAATTATATGATTTGGAAACTAAAGAACCTGTTCGTTTTGCTTTAGTAAAAGTAAAAAAATATAGTGATCGAACATTAATAAATCATGCTATGTCAAATCATGATGGTGAATTTTCTTTAGAGTTGAATCCTAGTGTTTATAATGTTACAATTAAAAGTATAGGATATAGCGCATATACATGTCAAGGTATTAAAGTTAAAAAAAATACAACAGCAATTATAGAGGTTTATTTAACAGAAATTGAGATAATTTATCCGGACACAGATTATAAAATAGAAGGAGAGGGAAATCGTGATTAA
- a CDS encoding long-chain fatty acid--CoA ligase has translation MNLNARPIEKLDCFNAYIQNTIQKYFNNTALSDYNRESYTFGEIGYDIYKLHAGFKAIGIKAGDKIALLGKSSANWCKIYLATITYGAVIIPILPDFKPSDVHTIINHSESILLFSEESIYKTLNLNEMQAISMAIRMKDYTLLESKDEGISNKFINALDNFTKANPNGIKPKEIVFPKQNPDDLLVISYTSGTTGFSKGVMLPERSLRGNIDFARKNMTMYQGEQILSILPLAHAFGCTVEFLFPFTLGCHITFLARIPSPTIMIEAFEKVKPNLILAVPLIIEKIYTGKIKPILSKPFVKFILKIPILRKLFFNKIKSKLTKTLGGKFRELVIGGAPLNPETEKFLKKIHFPFTVGYGMTECGPLISYASWNTTVLHGSGKAVDEQTVRIDSPDPLNIAGEILLKGSHVMLGYYKNEEITKSVIDEDGWLHTGDIGVLDKKGNIIIHGRLKNMILSSSGQNIYPEEIESLLANYPLISESLVVDRKNKPVAILYPNQEYMQKHNIKKIDLHDKLEKIIKNVNENLPTYSQISNFEIKEDEFEKTPKRSIKRFKYQ, from the coding sequence ATGAATTTAAATGCAAGACCAATTGAAAAATTAGATTGTTTTAATGCTTATATTCAAAATACAATTCAAAAGTATTTTAATAACACAGCCTTATCAGACTACAATAGAGAATCTTATACTTTTGGTGAAATTGGCTACGATATCTACAAGCTACATGCTGGATTTAAAGCTATTGGTATAAAAGCTGGAGATAAAATTGCTCTACTTGGAAAAAGTTCAGCAAATTGGTGTAAAATATATTTAGCAACAATTACTTATGGAGCAGTTATAATTCCAATTTTACCAGATTTTAAGCCCTCTGATGTTCACACTATTATAAACCACAGTGAATCTATTTTGCTTTTTTCAGAAGAGTCAATCTATAAAACTCTTAATTTGAATGAAATGCAAGCTATTTCAATGGCTATAAGGATGAAAGATTATACATTACTAGAAAGTAAAGATGAAGGAATTTCCAATAAATTTATAAACGCATTAGATAATTTTACAAAAGCAAATCCTAATGGTATAAAACCCAAAGAAATTGTTTTTCCAAAACAAAATCCTGATGACTTACTAGTTATCAGCTACACTTCTGGCACAACAGGATTTTCAAAAGGTGTAATGCTTCCAGAGCGTAGCCTACGCGGAAACATTGATTTTGCAAGAAAAAACATGACAATGTACCAAGGAGAGCAAATTCTATCTATTTTGCCACTAGCTCATGCTTTTGGCTGCACAGTTGAATTTTTATTTCCATTCACACTTGGCTGCCATATTACTTTTTTAGCACGCATTCCTTCTCCAACTATAATGATTGAAGCTTTTGAAAAAGTTAAACCCAACTTGATTCTTGCAGTACCTCTAATTATTGAAAAAATTTATACGGGCAAAATAAAGCCAATCTTGTCCAAACCATTTGTTAAATTTATTCTAAAAATTCCTATTCTTCGAAAACTATTTTTTAACAAAATAAAATCAAAACTTACAAAAACATTAGGAGGCAAATTTAGAGAATTAGTTATTGGTGGTGCACCTTTAAATCCAGAAACTGAAAAATTTTTAAAGAAAATACATTTCCCTTTCACTGTTGGATATGGCATGACCGAATGCGGACCATTAATTTCATACGCTAGTTGGAATACAACCGTATTACATGGTTCTGGAAAAGCTGTTGACGAGCAAACTGTAAGAATTGACTCCCCTGATCCATTAAATATAGCGGGAGAAATATTATTAAAAGGCAGCCATGTTATGCTTGGATACTACAAAAATGAAGAAATTACAAAATCTGTAATTGATGAAGATGGCTGGCTTCATACAGGAGATATCGGAGTTTTAGATAAAAAAGGGAATATTATTATTCATGGACGATTAAAAAATATGATTTTAAGCTCATCTGGACAAAACATATATCCTGAAGAAATAGAATCTCTGCTAGCAAATTATCCATTAATTTCAGAATCTTTGGTTGTTGACCGCAAAAATAAACCTGTTGCAATATTATATCCCAATCAAGAATACATGCAAAAGCACAATATCAAAAAAATTGATTTGCACGATAAACTAGAAAAAATAATTAAAAATGTAAATGAAAATCTTCCGACATATTCGCAAATTTCTAATTTTGAAATAAAGGAAGACGAATTTGAAAAAACTCCAAAACGAAGTATAAAAAGATTCAAGTATCAATAA